GATTCGTGCTCGCGATCACCGGGCCCTGGCACCGCGTCCACTGAGCTTCACCCGGGTGGGCCGCCGACGGCGGCCCACTCCGGGTCATCCGCGGTGGGTGGCGCGGTAGGCCTCGGCGCCGGCCTTCCAGCGTTCGGCCTCCTCGGCGAAGTCCGGGACGTTCCCCAGGTCCGGGCCGCCGGCCGCGAAGTGCTCGACGATCGCCGCGTTGGCGCCGGCCGCGATCGGCCCGGACCGTTCCCACATCCGCGTCTCGTAGCGGGCCACGGATCCGCCGGACGCGATCTCCCGGGCCAGTTCGGCCGCGTCGAGCATCGCGAGGTTGACGCCCTCGCCGCCGAACGGCGACATCAGGTGGGCCGCGTCGCCGAGCAGCGTGACGCCGTCGTGGTGCGGCCAGGTCAGCGGCGCGGGCAGCGCGAAGATCGGCCGGTTCACCAGGTCGCCGTCGCTGTCGGTGATGACCCGGCGGAGCCCGGGCGCGAAGTCCTGGAAGTAGCCGAGCAGCACCTCGGGGGCGGCCTGGACGCCGTTGGCGTCCACGTCCAGCCGGTTCAGCGGCGTGCGGACCCCGAGGTAGCCCCGGACCCGGCCGCCGCTGTTGCGCTGCAGGATGATGCTGCGCCCGTCGCCGTTGGCCCACAGGTGACCGTCGCCGACCAGGTCGGCGATCTCCGGATGGCGCTCGTCGACGTCGTCGAACCGCACCTCGACGAAGCTCACGCCGGTGTACTGCGGCACCGCGTCGGTCAGGATCGGGCGGACGCGCGACCAGGCGCCGTCCGCGCCGATCACCAGGTCGGTGGTGACCGTCCGCCCGTCGGCGAACGTGAGCCGGCCCGGCTCGGCCGACACGACCTTGGCTCCCCACTCGATGGTGCCGGGCTCGAGCGACGCGGCCAGCATCTCCCGGAGCTGTTTGCGGTCGATCTCCGGAGCAGCGTCCTCGTCCGCGTCGACGACGTGCTCGACCAGCACCGCGCCGGACGGGTCGACCAGCCGCTTGGACTGGCCCTCGGGCCGGGCCAGCGCCGCGAACTCGGCGGTGAGGCGGGCGTCCTCCAGTGCGATCTGGCCGGTGTCGGCGTGCAGGTCGAGGGTTCCGCCCTGGTCGCGGGCGGTCAGCGAGGCGTCGGCGTCGTAGACGGTGACCGGGATCCCGGCCAGTTGGAGGACGCGAGCGCAGGTGAGCCCGCCGGGGCCGGCTCCGACGATAGAAATCTTCATGGGCCTCTCCTTACCGATCGTTCGGTCAGCTACTTCTAGAGTGCTGGCTGAACGATCGTTCGTCAAGTAAGGTCGGAACATGAAGAGATCGGGGAGTGAGACCCGGGCCGAGATCCTGCGCATCGCGCTGGATCTGTTCACCCGGCAGGGCTACGAGGGCACCTCGATCCGGGACATCGCCGAGGCACTCGGCACCACGAAGTCGTCGCTCTACTACCACTTCGCCAACAAGGAAGCGATCGTCCAGGAGCTGGTCACCCAGCGCCGGTCGGA
This is a stretch of genomic DNA from Cryptosporangium phraense. It encodes these proteins:
- a CDS encoding FAD-dependent oxidoreductase, with the translated sequence MKISIVGAGPGGLTCARVLQLAGIPVTVYDADASLTARDQGGTLDLHADTGQIALEDARLTAEFAALARPEGQSKRLVDPSGAVLVEHVVDADEDAAPEIDRKQLREMLAASLEPGTIEWGAKVVSAEPGRLTFADGRTVTTDLVIGADGAWSRVRPILTDAVPQYTGVSFVEVRFDDVDERHPEIADLVGDGHLWANGDGRSIILQRNSGGRVRGYLGVRTPLNRLDVDANGVQAAPEVLLGYFQDFAPGLRRVITDSDGDLVNRPIFALPAPLTWPHHDGVTLLGDAAHLMSPFGGEGVNLAMLDAAELAREIASGGSVARYETRMWERSGPIAAGANAAIVEHFAAGGPDLGNVPDFAEEAERWKAGAEAYRATHRG